Proteins encoded by one window of Dryocola sp. LX212:
- the gcvP gene encoding aminomethyl-transferring glycine dehydrogenase encodes MTQSLRSLENHEAFIDRHIGPSAQQQHEMLETVGASSLNDLISTIVPADIQLAQPPQVGEAATEYAALAELKAIASRNKRFKTYIGMGYTAVQTPPVILRNMLENPGWYTAYTPYQPEVSQGRLEALLNYQQVTLDLTGLDIASASLLDEATAAAEAMAMAKRVSKLKNANRFFVAADIHPQTLDVVRTRAETFGFEVIVDDAAKVLDHQDVFGVLLQQVGTTGEVHDYSTLIQELKQRKVVVSVAADFMSLVLLTAPGKQGADIVFGSAQRFGVPMGYGGPHAAFFAARDEFKRSMPGRIIGVSRDAAGRTALRMAMQTREQHIRREKANSNICTSQVLLANIASLYAVFHGPAGLKRIAGRIHRLTDILAAGLQKGGLTLRHKHWFDTLCVEVADKAAVLARAEAHEINLRSDILNAVGITLDESTTREDVQALFTVLLGDNHGLDIDKLDQDVAGDSLSIPAAMLREDEILTHPVFNRYHSETEMMRYMHSLERKDLALNQAMIPLGSCTMKLNAAAEMIPITWPEFAELHPFCPANQAEGYHQMIAQLSDWLVKLTGYDALCMQPNSGAQGEYAGLLAIRRYHESRNEAGRNLCLIPSSAHGTNPASAQMAGMDVIVVACDRQGNIDLQDLRAKAEQAGDALSCIMVTYPSTHGVYEETIREVCQIVHQYGGQVYLDGANMNAQVGITSPGFIGADVSHLNLHKTFCIPHGGGGPGMGPIGVKAHLAPFVPGHSVVQIEEMLTQQGAVSAAPFGSASILPISWMYIRMMGAEGLKKASQVAILNANYIASRLQSAFPVLYTGANGRVAHECILDIRPLKEETGISELDIAKRLIDFGFHAPTMSFPVAGTLMVEPTESESKLELDRFIDAMLTIRTEIDRVARGEWPLEDNPLVNAPHTQDEIVADWAHPYTRELAVFPAGHSNKYWPTVKRLDDVYGDRNLFCSCVPMSEYQ; translated from the coding sequence ATGACCCAGTCCTTACGTAGCCTAGAGAATCACGAAGCGTTTATCGATCGCCACATTGGCCCCTCCGCGCAGCAACAGCATGAAATGCTGGAAACCGTGGGCGCGAGCTCGTTAAACGATCTTATCTCCACCATTGTTCCGGCCGATATTCAGCTCGCTCAGCCGCCGCAGGTTGGCGAAGCCGCCACTGAATACGCCGCGCTGGCGGAGCTGAAAGCCATTGCCAGCCGCAATAAGCGCTTCAAAACGTATATCGGAATGGGTTATACCGCGGTGCAAACGCCGCCGGTGATCCTGCGTAACATGCTTGAAAACCCAGGCTGGTACACCGCCTACACGCCGTACCAGCCGGAAGTGTCTCAGGGCCGCCTGGAAGCGCTGCTGAACTACCAGCAGGTGACGCTGGATCTGACCGGGCTGGATATCGCCTCCGCCTCCCTGCTCGACGAAGCTACCGCCGCCGCAGAAGCCATGGCGATGGCAAAGCGCGTCAGCAAGCTAAAGAATGCCAATCGTTTCTTTGTCGCGGCCGATATCCACCCGCAGACGCTGGACGTTGTTCGCACCCGGGCGGAAACGTTCGGCTTTGAAGTCATTGTCGATGACGCGGCGAAAGTGCTGGATCATCAGGATGTCTTCGGCGTGCTGTTGCAGCAGGTTGGCACCACGGGCGAAGTCCATGACTACAGCACGCTGATTCAGGAACTGAAACAGCGTAAGGTTGTGGTGAGCGTAGCCGCAGACTTTATGTCGCTGGTGCTGCTAACCGCACCGGGCAAGCAGGGCGCGGACATCGTGTTTGGCTCCGCACAGCGCTTCGGCGTACCGATGGGCTACGGCGGTCCACACGCCGCCTTCTTCGCCGCCCGCGATGAATTCAAACGTTCTATGCCGGGCCGTATTATCGGCGTATCCCGCGATGCCGCGGGCCGCACCGCGCTGCGCATGGCGATGCAAACTCGCGAGCAGCACATCCGCCGTGAGAAAGCGAATTCCAACATCTGTACCTCCCAGGTCCTGCTGGCGAATATCGCCAGCCTGTATGCGGTCTTCCACGGCCCGGCTGGCCTGAAACGCATTGCTGGCCGCATTCATCGTCTGACCGATATTCTGGCCGCAGGCCTGCAAAAAGGCGGGCTCACGCTGCGCCATAAGCACTGGTTCGATACGCTGTGCGTGGAAGTGGCTGACAAAGCTGCGGTGCTGGCACGTGCTGAAGCGCACGAGATTAACCTGCGCAGCGATATCCTGAACGCGGTAGGCATTACGCTTGATGAATCGACCACCCGCGAAGACGTACAGGCGCTGTTCACCGTGCTGCTGGGCGATAACCACGGTCTTGATATCGACAAGCTGGACCAGGATGTTGCGGGCGACAGCCTGTCGATCCCGGCAGCGATGCTGCGCGAAGACGAAATCCTGACCCATCCGGTGTTTAACCGCTACCACAGCGAAACCGAGATGATGCGCTATATGCACTCTCTGGAGCGCAAAGATCTGGCGCTGAACCAGGCGATGATCCCGCTCGGCTCCTGCACCATGAAGCTTAACGCCGCGGCGGAAATGATCCCTATCACCTGGCCTGAATTCGCCGAACTGCACCCGTTCTGCCCGGCAAACCAGGCGGAAGGCTACCACCAGATGATCGCCCAGCTGTCTGACTGGCTGGTGAAGCTGACCGGCTATGACGCGCTGTGCATGCAGCCAAACTCCGGCGCGCAGGGCGAGTACGCGGGCCTGCTGGCAATCCGCCGCTATCATGAAAGCCGCAACGAAGCGGGCCGTAACCTCTGCCTGATCCCAAGTTCTGCGCACGGCACGAACCCGGCGTCAGCGCAAATGGCTGGCATGGACGTGATCGTTGTGGCCTGCGACAGGCAGGGCAATATCGATCTGCAGGATCTGCGCGCGAAGGCAGAGCAGGCGGGCGATGCGCTCTCCTGTATCATGGTGACCTACCCGTCCACTCACGGTGTATACGAAGAGACGATCCGTGAAGTCTGCCAGATCGTTCACCAGTACGGCGGCCAGGTTTATCTGGATGGCGCGAACATGAACGCGCAGGTGGGCATCACCTCGCCGGGCTTTATCGGCGCGGACGTTTCACACCTCAACCTGCACAAAACCTTCTGTATCCCACACGGCGGCGGCGGCCCGGGCATGGGGCCAATCGGCGTGAAAGCACACCTGGCACCCTTTGTACCGGGCCACAGCGTGGTGCAAATTGAAGAGATGCTTACCCAGCAGGGTGCGGTCTCTGCGGCACCGTTCGGCAGCGCCTCGATTCTGCCGATCAGCTGGATGTATATCCGCATGATGGGCGCGGAAGGCCTGAAGAAGGCGAGCCAGGTGGCTATCCTTAACGCCAACTACATTGCCAGCCGCCTGCAGTCTGCCTTCCCGGTGCTTTATACCGGGGCGAACGGCCGCGTGGCGCACGAATGTATTCTGGATATCCGTCCGCTGAAAGAAGAGACCGGCATCAGCGAGCTGGATATCGCCAAGCGTCTGATCGACTTTGGCTTCCACGCGCCGACCATGTCCTTCCCGGTCGCGGGTACGCTGATGGTTGAACCAACGGAATCAGAGAGCAAGCTGGAGCTGGACCGCTTCATCGACGCGATGCTGACCATCCGCACCGAAATCGACCGCGTAGCGCGTGGGGAATGGCCGCTGGAAGATAACCCACTGGTTAACGCACCGCACACGCAGGACGAAATCGTCGCTGACTGGGCGCATCCTTACACCCGCGAGCTGGCCGTCTTCCCGGCAGGCCACAGCAACAAGTACTGGCCGACCGTGAAGCGTCTTGATGACGTGTACGGCGACCGTAACCTGTTCTGCTCCTGCGTGCCGATGAGCGAATACCAGTAG
- the gcvH gene encoding glycine cleavage system protein GcvH: MSNVPNELKYSKEHEWLRKEADGSYTVGITEHAQELLGDMVFVDLPEVGSTVSTGDDCAVAESVKAASDIYAPISGEIIAVNSELEGTPELVNSEPYAGGWIFKIKASDESELNGLLDAAAYEVLLDE, from the coding sequence ATGAGCAATGTGCCTAATGAACTGAAATACAGCAAAGAACACGAATGGCTGCGTAAAGAAGCCGATGGCTCTTACACAGTCGGCATTACCGAACACGCGCAGGAACTGCTGGGCGACATGGTTTTCGTGGACCTGCCGGAAGTGGGCTCTACGGTCAGCACCGGCGACGACTGCGCCGTGGCTGAATCCGTAAAAGCTGCATCCGACATCTACGCGCCAATCAGCGGTGAAATCATCGCCGTGAACAGCGAGCTGGAAGGGACCCCGGAGCTGGTGAACAGCGAGCCGTACGCAGGCGGCTGGATCTTCAAAATCAAAGCCAGCGACGAGTCAGAGCTGAACGGTCTGCTGGACGCAGCCGCGTACGAAGTGCTGTTAGACGAGTAA
- the gcvT gene encoding glycine cleavage system aminomethyltransferase GcvT: MAQQTPLFEQHNLCGARMVDFHGWMMPLHYGSQIDEHHAVRTDAGMFDVSHMTIVDLHGSRTREFLRYLVANDVAKLTQPGKALYTGMLTASGGVIDDLIIYFLTEDYFRLVVNSATREKDLEWITQHAEPYAVEVSVRDDLSLIAVQGPNAQAKAATLFSEEQRKAVEGMKPFFGVQAGDLFIATTGYTGEAGYEIAMPNEKAAEFWAHLVEAGVKPCGLGARDTLRLEAGMNLYGQEMDEGISPLEANMGWTIAWEPADRDFIGREALEAQREKGTHKLVGLIMTEKGVLRNELPVHFTDESGNVCEGIITSGTFSPTLGYSIALARVPASIGDTAIVQIRNREMPVKVTKPVFVRAGKPVAQ; the protein is encoded by the coding sequence ATGGCTCAACAGACCCCTTTGTTTGAACAGCACAATCTCTGCGGCGCGCGCATGGTGGACTTCCATGGCTGGATGATGCCGCTGCACTACGGCTCGCAGATTGACGAGCACCACGCGGTACGTACCGATGCGGGCATGTTCGATGTCTCCCATATGACCATCGTCGATTTACACGGCAGCCGCACCCGCGAATTCCTGCGCTATTTAGTCGCCAACGACGTCGCCAAACTGACCCAGCCGGGCAAAGCTCTCTACACCGGGATGCTGACCGCCTCCGGTGGCGTTATCGACGACCTGATTATCTATTTTCTCACCGAAGACTATTTCCGCCTGGTGGTGAACTCTGCGACCCGCGAAAAAGACCTTGAGTGGATCACCCAGCATGCCGAGCCGTACGCCGTTGAAGTCAGCGTACGAGACGACCTTTCCCTGATTGCCGTGCAGGGGCCAAATGCCCAGGCTAAAGCGGCAACGCTCTTCAGCGAAGAGCAGCGCAAAGCGGTGGAGGGAATGAAGCCGTTCTTTGGCGTGCAGGCGGGCGATTTGTTTATCGCCACCACCGGCTATACCGGTGAAGCGGGCTATGAAATTGCGATGCCAAACGAGAAGGCCGCAGAGTTCTGGGCACATCTGGTGGAAGCGGGCGTCAAGCCATGTGGCCTGGGCGCGCGCGATACGCTGCGTCTGGAAGCGGGTATGAACCTGTACGGCCAGGAGATGGACGAGGGGATCTCCCCGCTTGAAGCAAACATGGGCTGGACCATTGCCTGGGAGCCAGCCGACCGCGATTTCATTGGCCGTGAAGCCCTTGAAGCACAGCGCGAAAAAGGCACCCACAAACTCGTTGGCCTGATCATGACTGAAAAGGGCGTGCTGCGTAATGAGTTGCCGGTTCATTTTACCGATGAATCCGGCAACGTTTGCGAAGGGATCATCACCAGCGGGACATTCTCGCCGACGCTTGGCTACAGCATTGCGCTGGCGCGCGTTCCGGCGAGCATTGGCGATACGGCCATCGTCCAGATCCGCAACCGTGAAATGCCGGTAAAAGTCACTAAACCTGTTTTTGTTCGCGCCGGAAAGCCCGTCGCGCAGTAA
- the ubiI gene encoding FAD-dependent 2-octaprenylphenol hydroxylase, producing MQSVDVAIIGGGMVGLAVACGLQGSGLRVAVLENHLPQPLALDAPSALRVSAINAASEKLLAHLGAWPQIARRAAPYHGMAVWDQDSFGKIDFDDKTYGFSHLGHIIENAVIHHALWQRAEQCADVTLMAPVELQQVAWGENEAFITLKDGAMLTARLVIGADGANSWLRKQADIPLTFWDYRHHGLVATIRTAEPHQAVARQVFHGEGILAFLPLSDPHLCSIVWSLPPQEAERMQQAADEEFNQALSVAFDMQLGLCRAESERQVFPLTGRYARSFAAHRLALVGDAAHTIHPLAGQGVNLGFMDAAELIDEVRRLHREGKDIGQYLYLRRYERSRKHSAAVMLASMQGFRDLFAGSNPAKKLLRDIGLKLADTLPGVKPQLVRQAMGLQDLPAWLR from the coding sequence TTGCAAAGCGTTGATGTGGCGATTATTGGTGGCGGCATGGTGGGTCTGGCGGTTGCCTGTGGTTTGCAGGGCAGCGGCCTGCGAGTGGCCGTGCTGGAGAATCATCTCCCGCAGCCTCTTGCACTGGATGCACCTTCCGCCCTGCGCGTGTCGGCCATAAACGCTGCCAGCGAAAAGCTGCTGGCCCACCTTGGTGCGTGGCCGCAGATTGCGCGCCGCGCAGCGCCGTATCACGGCATGGCAGTCTGGGATCAGGACAGCTTCGGAAAAATCGATTTCGACGATAAAACCTACGGCTTCAGCCACCTGGGCCACATTATTGAAAACGCGGTCATTCATCACGCTCTGTGGCAGCGCGCCGAGCAGTGCGCGGACGTTACGCTGATGGCTCCCGTTGAGCTACAGCAGGTTGCCTGGGGTGAAAACGAAGCGTTCATCACCCTGAAAGATGGGGCGATGCTGACCGCACGCCTGGTTATCGGGGCCGATGGTGCCAACTCATGGCTGCGCAAGCAGGCGGATATTCCGCTTACGTTCTGGGATTATCGTCACCACGGGCTGGTGGCCACTATCCGTACCGCCGAGCCGCATCAGGCCGTAGCGCGCCAGGTCTTCCACGGCGAGGGCATTCTGGCCTTCCTGCCGCTGTCCGATCCGCATCTGTGCTCGATTGTCTGGTCGCTGCCGCCGCAGGAAGCGGAGCGTATGCAGCAGGCAGCGGATGAGGAGTTTAATCAGGCGCTGAGCGTAGCCTTTGATATGCAACTTGGGTTGTGCCGCGCTGAGAGCGAACGGCAGGTCTTCCCGCTGACGGGGCGCTACGCCCGCAGCTTCGCGGCGCACCGCCTTGCGCTGGTGGGCGACGCTGCCCATACCATCCATCCGCTGGCCGGGCAGGGGGTGAACCTTGGTTTTATGGATGCCGCTGAGCTGATTGATGAAGTGCGTCGCCTGCACCGTGAAGGCAAAGACATCGGCCAGTATCTGTATCTGCGCCGCTACGAACGCAGCCGCAAGCACAGCGCCGCGGTGATGCTGGCAAGCATGCAGGGCTTCCGCGATCTGTTCGCGGGCAGCAATCCGGCCAAAAAGCTGCTGCGTGATATCGGCCTGAAGCTTGCCGATACCTTGCCCGGCGTTAAGCCGCAGCTCGTTCGTCAGGCAATGGGGCTGCAGGATCTGCCCGCCTGGCTTCGTTAA
- the ubiH gene encoding 2-octaprenyl-6-methoxyphenyl hydroxylase, with translation MSVIIVGGGMTGATLALAISNMTGGKLPVHLVEATEPDSVAHPGFDARAIALAQGTCQQLTRIGVWPAISDCATAITTVHVSDRGHAGFVTLEAKDYQIGALGQVVELHNVGQRLFALLRKAPGVTLHCPERVSSFTRDERGVSVVLDSGTVLEGKLLVAADGSRSALAAQCGIVWQQQDYQQIAAIANVTTALPHNGRAFERFTEHGPLAMLPMSDGRCSLVWCHPQDALEAVKNWSDDRFCNELQRAFGWRLGRITHAGARNIYPLALTTATQSVSHRVALVGNAAQTLHPIAGQGFNLGLRDVMSLAETLSAAHQAQLDPGSYPVLADYQQRRSADKAATIGVTDGLVQLFANRWGPLVVGRNLGLIAMEHFTPARDVLAQRTLGWVAR, from the coding sequence ATGAGCGTGATTATCGTCGGTGGGGGGATGACCGGCGCAACCCTCGCGCTGGCTATCTCAAATATGACCGGGGGAAAGCTTCCGGTGCACCTTGTCGAAGCCACTGAACCAGACTCTGTAGCCCATCCGGGTTTTGACGCCCGGGCAATTGCTCTCGCTCAGGGTACCTGCCAGCAGTTGACCCGTATAGGCGTCTGGCCTGCTATTTCTGATTGCGCCACGGCAATTACCACCGTGCACGTGAGCGATCGCGGGCACGCCGGATTTGTGACGCTCGAAGCGAAAGATTATCAGATTGGCGCTTTAGGCCAGGTGGTTGAGCTGCACAATGTCGGCCAGCGTCTTTTTGCCCTGCTGCGTAAAGCGCCGGGCGTAACATTACACTGCCCGGAGCGAGTATCCTCCTTTACGCGTGATGAACGCGGGGTAAGCGTAGTGCTGGACAGCGGAACGGTGCTGGAAGGCAAACTGCTCGTCGCAGCAGACGGCTCTCGTTCCGCGCTTGCGGCGCAGTGCGGCATCGTCTGGCAGCAGCAGGATTATCAGCAGATTGCGGCTATCGCCAACGTCACTACCGCTCTGCCGCACAATGGCCGGGCCTTTGAACGCTTTACCGAGCATGGTCCGTTGGCCATGTTGCCAATGTCCGACGGGCGCTGCTCGCTGGTCTGGTGCCATCCTCAGGATGCGCTGGAAGCAGTAAAAAACTGGAGTGACGATCGTTTTTGCAACGAGCTACAGCGCGCCTTCGGCTGGCGTTTAGGGCGAATTACCCATGCGGGCGCGCGCAATATTTACCCGCTGGCGCTGACCACCGCCACGCAATCTGTTTCGCATCGCGTAGCGCTGGTCGGTAACGCCGCGCAAACTCTGCATCCCATTGCCGGGCAGGGCTTTAACCTCGGCCTGCGCGATGTCATGTCGCTAGCAGAGACCCTGAGCGCCGCGCATCAGGCGCAGCTCGATCCCGGCAGCTATCCCGTGCTGGCTGATTATCAGCAGCGCCGAAGCGCAGATAAAGCGGCAACCATCGGCGTCACCGATGGCCTGGTGCAGCTGTTTGCTAACCGCTGGGGGCCGCTGGTCGTTGGCCGCAATCTGGGCCTGATAGCGATGGAACATTTTACTCCGGCACGAGACGTGCTGGCACAGCGAACCCTTGGTTGGGTTGCGCGTTAA
- the pepP gene encoding Xaa-Pro aminopeptidase: protein MNQQEFLRRRQALLAKMAPASAALIFAAPEATRSADSEYPYRQNSDFWYFTGFNEPAAVLVLIKSDDTHNHSVLFNRLRDKTAEIWFGRRLGQEAAPEKLAVDRALAFSEIDEQLHQLLNGLDVVYHAQGEHMYADAIVFTALDKLRRGSRQNLSAPATLTDWRPWVHEQRLFKSDEEIAVMRRAGEITALAHTRAMEKCRPGMFEYQLEGEILHEFNRHGARFPSYNTIVGSGENGCILHYTENESEMRDGELVLIDAGCEYKGYAGDITRTFPVNGKFSAAQRAIYDIVLESLETALKLYRPGTSMQEVTGEVIRIMVQGLVKLGILKGDVEQLIADNAHRQFFMHGLSHWLGLDVHDVGAYGPDRSRVLEAGMVITVEPGLYIAPDADVPAEYRGIGIRIEDDILITEDGNENLTASVVKSADDIEALMAAARQL from the coding sequence ATGAATCAGCAGGAATTTCTCCGTCGCCGCCAGGCGTTATTGGCGAAAATGGCCCCCGCCAGCGCCGCGCTAATTTTTGCGGCTCCCGAGGCGACACGCAGTGCGGACAGTGAATATCCGTACCGCCAGAACAGCGATTTCTGGTACTTCACCGGGTTTAACGAACCTGCAGCGGTTCTGGTGCTTATCAAAAGCGATGACACCCACAACCACAGCGTGCTGTTCAACCGCCTGCGCGATAAGACCGCTGAAATCTGGTTTGGTCGTCGTCTTGGTCAGGAAGCCGCACCGGAAAAACTGGCAGTAGATCGCGCGCTGGCATTTTCTGAAATTGACGAGCAGCTGCATCAGTTGCTCAACGGGCTGGACGTGGTTTATCACGCTCAGGGCGAACATATGTATGCGGATGCCATCGTCTTTACCGCGCTCGACAAACTGCGCCGTGGTTCTCGGCAAAACCTGAGCGCCCCCGCCACGCTGACCGACTGGCGTCCGTGGGTCCACGAGCAGCGCTTGTTTAAATCCGATGAAGAAATTGCCGTGATGCGCCGGGCCGGTGAGATCACCGCGCTGGCCCATACCCGTGCGATGGAAAAGTGCCGCCCGGGCATGTTCGAATACCAGCTGGAAGGGGAAATTCTTCATGAATTTAACCGCCACGGCGCACGTTTTCCGTCCTATAACACTATCGTTGGCAGCGGTGAAAATGGCTGCATTTTGCATTACACCGAAAACGAAAGTGAAATGCGCGATGGCGAGCTGGTGCTGATTGACGCTGGATGCGAATACAAAGGGTACGCGGGGGATATCACCCGCACCTTCCCGGTGAACGGCAAATTCAGCGCGGCGCAGCGTGCCATCTACGACATCGTTCTTGAATCCCTTGAGACGGCGCTTAAGCTCTACCGCCCGGGGACTTCCATGCAGGAAGTGACCGGCGAAGTTATCCGCATTATGGTCCAGGGACTGGTGAAGCTTGGCATTCTGAAAGGTGATGTCGAACAGCTGATTGCTGATAACGCTCACCGCCAGTTCTTCATGCACGGCCTCAGCCACTGGCTTGGCCTGGACGTTCACGACGTGGGTGCTTACGGCCCGGATCGTTCCCGCGTGCTGGAAGCTGGCATGGTGATCACCGTTGAGCCGGGGCTGTATATCGCACCGGATGCGGATGTGCCAGCGGAGTATCGCGGCATCGGCATTCGTATTGAAGATGACATTCTCATCACAGAAGACGGCAACGAAAACCTGACGGCGAGCGTGGTGAAATCTGCGGATGATATTGAAGCGCTGATGGCGGCGGCACGTCAGCTATGA
- a CDS encoding YecA family protein — MSIQNAMPGYDAVSQLLNQQGVGLTPAEIHGLISGMLCGGNKDTSWQTLLHDLTNEGLAFSQNLADSLRQMHGATGDALEDDGFMFQLYLPDGDETTVFDRADALAGWVNHFLLGLGVTQPKLDKVTGETGEAIDDLRNIAQLGYDEDEDQEELEMSLEEIVEYVRVAALLCHDTFTRPMPTAPEVRKPTLH; from the coding sequence ATGTCTATACAGAACGCAATGCCTGGCTACGACGCCGTAAGCCAACTTTTGAACCAACAGGGTGTGGGCCTGACGCCTGCAGAAATACACGGCCTGATCAGCGGAATGCTGTGTGGCGGCAACAAAGACACCAGTTGGCAAACGCTGCTCCACGACCTGACCAACGAAGGCCTGGCCTTCAGCCAGAACCTCGCTGACAGCCTGCGCCAGATGCACGGCGCGACGGGCGATGCGCTGGAAGACGACGGTTTTATGTTTCAGCTTTACCTGCCGGACGGCGATGAAACCACGGTATTTGACCGTGCTGACGCGCTGGCCGGCTGGGTTAACCATTTCCTGCTCGGCCTGGGCGTCACCCAGCCTAAGCTTGATAAGGTGACTGGCGAAACAGGTGAAGCCATCGACGATCTGCGCAACATAGCCCAGCTGGGCTATGACGAAGACGAAGATCAGGAAGAGCTGGAGATGTCCTTAGAAGAGATTGTTGAGTACGTGCGCGTTGCGGCGCTGTTGTGCCACGACACTTTTACCCGTCCGATGCCAACGGCACCAGAAGTGCGTAAGCCGACGCTACACTAA
- the zapA gene encoding cell division protein ZapA produces the protein MSAQPVDIQIFGRSLRVNCPPEQQDALNQAADELNQRLQDLKVRTRVTNTEQLVFIAALNICYELTQEKSKTRDYAANMEQRIKMLQQTIEQALLEQGRITERQGPNFE, from the coding sequence ATGTCTGCACAACCAGTCGATATCCAAATTTTCGGTCGTTCATTGCGCGTGAATTGTCCGCCTGAACAACAGGATGCGTTGAATCAGGCCGCAGATGAGCTGAATCAGCGGTTGCAAGATTTAAAAGTTCGCACTAGAGTCACAAATACTGAGCAGTTAGTTTTCATCGCGGCACTGAACATTTGCTACGAGCTGACTCAGGAAAAATCGAAAACCCGTGATTACGCTGCCAACATGGAGCAGCGCATCAAAATGTTACAGCAGACCATTGAACAAGCCTTGCTTGAACAGGGTCGCATAACAGAAAGACAGGGTCCTAATTTTGAATAA
- a CDS encoding 5-formyltetrahydrofolate cyclo-ligase, which translates to MTQRSLSSTPHFASQLRAEIRQTIRQRRRSITDSEQHIFAQRAASRMLAYPPVIKAKSVALFLSFDGELDTDPLIRALWQADKDVYLPVLHPFSKGSLLFLRYDKDSNLVMNRLRILEPKLDVRNVLPLDRLDVLITPLVAFDEQGQRLGMGGGFYDRTLQNWQRHGLWPVGLAHDCQQVPALPAEDWDIPLPAVVTPSRLWEW; encoded by the coding sequence ATGACACAACGTTCCCTGAGCTCCACACCTCATTTTGCCTCACAGCTTCGCGCTGAAATTCGTCAGACCATACGGCAACGACGCCGCTCCATTACGGATTCCGAACAGCATATCTTTGCACAACGGGCCGCTTCACGCATGCTGGCTTACCCACCGGTAATAAAGGCAAAAAGCGTTGCGCTATTTTTGTCGTTCGACGGCGAGCTGGATACAGATCCCTTGATTCGTGCTCTCTGGCAAGCTGATAAAGACGTTTACCTGCCGGTTCTGCATCCTTTCAGTAAGGGAAGCCTGCTGTTTTTACGCTATGACAAAGACAGCAATCTGGTCATGAACCGCCTGAGGATCCTCGAGCCGAAGCTGGACGTGCGCAACGTTCTGCCGCTGGACAGGCTGGACGTGCTGATAACGCCGCTCGTCGCGTTTGACGAACAGGGGCAACGGTTAGGCATGGGCGGAGGATTTTATGACAGGACGCTACAAAACTGGCAGCGGCATGGCCTGTGGCCAGTTGGTCTGGCGCATGATTGCCAGCAGGTTCCGGCTTTACCAGCGGAGGATTGGGATATCCCGTTACCGGCGGTTGTCACGCCGTCCCGGCTGTGGGAGTGGTAA